CACTAAAGTCTTACCTTCACCGGTTTTCATTTCAGCAATTCTTCCCTGATGCAAAGCGACACCACCGATCAGCTGAACTCTGAAATGTTTCATTCCCAAGCTTCGGACAGCGCCTTCCCGGCATACCGCAAACGCTTCCGGTAGCAAATCATCCAGGGATTCGCCGTTTTTTACCCGCTCCTTAAACTCAAATGTCTTCGCTTTCAGTTGTTCATCTGTGAGACTCTGCATCTCAGAATCCAGCACTTCCACCTTGTCTACTATTTTTTCAATTTTTCTGACCTCTTTTACATTCAAATCTCCAAAGATTTTTTCCATTAATCCCATATCTTCAGTCCTTTTCCCTTTCTGTTTCACGCGGCATGACCGCCACATTTATTTCTAAGGCTCTTTTTCCATCTGCCTTGATTACTCTAACTTTAAGATTTTCATATTCAAATGAATCGCCTGCTTCCGGTAATTTGTCCAAATTTACCACAACCCATCCATTTGCTGTAGTAATATCCATTTCTTCATATTCTAAGCCGAAAAAGTCGAACATTTTTTCAACACTTGCACCGCCCAGCACCCGGTAGCTTCCGTCATAGATCTGGATAATTTCCTGGGAGGCGGTCGCATCATGCTCATCAAAGATTTCGCCTACCAGTTCCTCAATGATATCCTCCATGGTCACGATACCTTCTGTACCGCCGTATTCATCCACCACCACAGCAATATGCGTCTTTGCTTTTTGCATTCGCTTCAAAAGGGTGGCGATTCTTATGGATCCCGGCGTAAATACAACAGGCGTCACATAATCGGCAATTTCCTTCTGTTGACCGATTACAAAATTGTGAAAGTCTTTTTGATTTAAAACACCCACAATTTTATCCATATTCTCTTCATATACCGGCAGTCTTGAAAATCCTGTTTCTAAGAAGATCTTTGCGACTGCTTCTTTTTCCTCATCTATTTCAATGGCTTCCACGTCAACTCTTGGTGTCAATACGTCGTACGCTTCCAGCTCATCGAATTCGATGGCATTTTGAATCAACTCACTCCGGTCTACATCCAGACTTCCCTCTGTTTCTGCTTCTTCCACAATCGTTATCAGCTCGTCATCGGTAATTGTCCTCTCGTCGTGTACTTTAAATGCTTTTTTTATAATTTTTTTCCACTGCATCAATAAAAAATTCAGCGGCTTCATGATCGTAATCAAAAATCTGAGAAGCGGTACGGAAAACATAGAAAATTTTTCAGGAGATTCCTTTGCAAGGATGGTGGGTGTTATTTCACCAAAGACTAAAACGATTATTGCGATAATTATTGTTGAAAACACTGCTCCGTATGTTCCATATAATTCTACGAACAACACGGCCGCGATAGATGCCATGGCAATATTTACAAGAATATCGCCGATCAGAATCGTTGTAAGAAGCCTGTCATAATTTTCTTCCAGCATCAGGATCTGTCTTGCTTTCCTGCTTCCTGCTCCGGCAATATTTCTCAGTCTTGCCCTGTTTAAAGAGGTGAACGCTGCTTTGGTTGCCGAAAAGTAAGCAGAAAACGCTGTTAATATCACAATGGCTGTTATCGAAGTAACTATACTTCCTCCCATTTATACCTCCTGTATAAATCCATTTGTACAACTGGAAAATCACAAATCTTTAATTTATAGATTTTCACCGCATATTTATTTATGTATACTGTAGCATAATATTATACCTCATTTACGAGAAAAAGAAAAGAGGGCAACGCCCTCTCTGATAATTTTATTTTGTTTTTTCTATTATTTTGCTTTTTTAAATTAAAACTAAAAAATTTTCATCAGCTATAGCTGGGTCAAATCATACGGTGTTTCTTGGTATACATAATAGTTGAGCCAGTTTGCGAACAAGAGGCTGGCATGCCCTCTCCACCTGACGATCACGTCTCTGCCCGGCTGATCCTCCTTAAAATAATTTTGGGGAATCTCCACCGGAATGCCCTGCCTCACATCTCTGTAATATTCCAGTCCAAGCGTCTCCCGGTCATATTCCTGATGACCGATGATAAAAATCTGTCTCCCGTTATCCGTAGCCAAAATGTGAGGTCCGGCATCATCTGATTCTGCCAAAATCCGAATTTCAGGATGTGCTTCTATATCGGATTTGAATATCTGCGTATATCTCGAATGCGGCGCCCAAAAGACATCATCAAAGCCTCTCATGAGCGGGCTGTGAGCACGAACCACCTTATGCTCGAACACCCCAAATACTTTTTTGTCCAGAGGGTGCTTGTTAATGCCAAAGTGATAATAAAGCCCGGCCTGGGCACCCCAACAGATATACATACTGCTGTACACATGGGTTTTAGAATATTCAAGAATGGCACAAAGCTCTTCCCAGTAATCCACCTCTTCAAATTCCAGAGTTTCTACCGGGGCTCCTGTCAAGATCATTCCGTCGAACCGCTCTCCCTTGATTTCATCAAAGGTCTTATAGAAGGTCTCCAGATACTCCTCCAGTACATTTTTTGAGTCATGAGTCCCCATTCGCACTAAAGTCAGCTCTACCTGTAAGGGAGAATTGGCCAGTACTCTGGCCAGCTGGGTCTCCGTAGCCGCTTTGTCCGGCATCAGATTCACCATTAAAATACGAAGAGGCCGGATGTCCTGTTTTATGGCAGCCCCATCGTGCATTACAAATATATTTTCCTTTTGCAATAAATCGCCTGCCGGTAATTTATCCGGTATGATCAATGGCATATTCTTTCCACTCTCCTTTTTCTCTCTTCCGGCATTCCATGACGTAACGGCTGACCCGCCATGAAAAACAGCGGGTCTCCAAGCCCGCTGCCATAAGTCCTTTACATTTCTTGCATTCTACTACACGAATGCATCATAAATAGCCTGTATTGCACGATCAAAGTCTTTTGTCTCCACGCCCACGATAATATTCATTTCACTGGAGCCCTGATCGATCATTCTGATGTTTACCCCCGCTTCCGCAAGTGCCGTAAACAGAGTTGCCGATACACCAAGCCTCTTGGACATGCCCGCACCCACCGTAGCGATCAGGGACATATCATCAAAAATATCAATACTGCCCGGTTCCAGCTTTCTCTTGATTTCTTCGAGGACCTCATCCATCTTTCCTTCAATGCTCTTATCCGAAACCACCACGGAAAGCGTATCAATGCCGCTGGGCATATGCTCAATGGCGATGTCATAATCTTCCAAAATACTGCTGAGCCGTCTGACAAAACCTCTTTCCTGACTGAGCCTGTTTTTATAAATAGCGATTACAGAAAAATCCTTACTTCCCGCTATGCCGGTTATGATCTGGTCTGTCTGAGCTCCGCTGTCCGCATCGATCATCGTGCCCGGGTCGGCAGGCCTGTTGGTATTTCGGATATTTATAGGAATTCCCGCCACTCTGGCCGGATAAATTGCGTCCTCGTGGAGCACAGAAGCTCCCATATAGGAAAGCTCTCTCAGTTCCTTATACGAAATTCTGCTGATCGGCTTGGGGTTTTTAACGATTCTTGGATCGGCCATTAAAAATCCCGATACATCCGTCCAGTTTTCGTACACTTCTGCACTTACGGCTCTGGCTACAATAGCACCGGTGATATCCGAACCGCCTCTGGAAAAGGTCTTGATCTTCCCATCCGGATAGGTTCCATAAAAGCCGGGAATAACGGCTCTTTCGTGCTTTTTCAGTTCATCTCCTAAAGCTTTGTTCGTCTCCTCCTCAAGAAACCGACCCTTTTCACTGAACAAAATCAGACCTGCCGCATCCACAAAGTCGTACCCGAGCATGGCTGCCGTCATCATCGCATTGAGGTACTCTCCTCTACTGGCTATATAATCAGAGGAAGCTCCTTCCTGAAGATTCCTTTTAATTTCATCAAATTCCTTTAAGAGATCCACATTGACTCCCAAATTGATTTCCATGGCCATATATCGGTCGCAAATCACCTGAAACACCTGCTCATAAGGCAGATTATGTTCGATATGCGTTTTGCATAAATATAAAAGATCCGTAATCTTGTTATCTTGGCCGTATCTCTTCCCGGGTGCAGATACAACGACATATCTTCTATTTTTATCTGCTTCTATTATTTCTTTTGTCTTGGTAAGCTGTATCGCATCGGCCACAGAAGAGCCGCCAAACTTTGCAACTTTGATTCCCACCGGAAATCCCTCCTCCATACATAAAAACATTGGTTTGTTATATATAATATTCATTATTTCTTACTGTGCTAAAACCCTATCGAATCTAATTTTAAATTCTTGCATATGATTCATTATTATACGCATTTTTTTTGTGTATTGCAACAATTTTTGATATATTTTTGTGATGGAACAACAAAAGCTGCCCCTGCCTTTTGGCAGAGACAGCTTTCTTCTTACAAATGCTTTGAGCGGCTCCATTCTTTATTTTACAGCCCTGCGTCCTTTTTTAAGAGGGCGGCTTTGTCTGTCTTTTCCCAAGGAACATCAATATCTGTTCTTCCGAAGTGACCATAAGCGGCAACCTGTCTGTAAATAGGTCTTCTTAAGTCCAAATCCCGGATAATGGCAGCAGGTCTTAAATCAAAATGCTTGTCTACCAGCTCCGCGATCTTTTCATCTGATATTTTACCGGTTCCAAAGGTATCAACGAGAACGGATACCGGCTTTGCCACACCGATAGCATAAGCAAGCTCCAGCTCACACTTATCTGCAAG
This region of Aminipila luticellarii genomic DNA includes:
- a CDS encoding HlyC/CorC family transporter, with the translated sequence MGGSIVTSITAIVILTAFSAYFSATKAAFTSLNRARLRNIAGAGSRKARQILMLEENYDRLLTTILIGDILVNIAMASIAAVLFVELYGTYGAVFSTIIIAIIVLVFGEITPTILAKESPEKFSMFSVPLLRFLITIMKPLNFLLMQWKKIIKKAFKVHDERTITDDELITIVEEAETEGSLDVDRSELIQNAIEFDELEAYDVLTPRVDVEAIEIDEEKEAVAKIFLETGFSRLPVYEENMDKIVGVLNQKDFHNFVIGQQKEIADYVTPVVFTPGSIRIATLLKRMQKAKTHIAVVVDEYGGTEGIVTMEDIIEELVGEIFDEHDATASQEIIQIYDGSYRVLGGASVEKMFDFFGLEYEEMDITTANGWVVVNLDKLPEAGDSFEYENLKVRVIKADGKRALEINVAVMPRETEREKD
- the metA gene encoding homoserine O-acetyltransferase MetA, whose amino-acid sequence is MPLIIPDKLPAGDLLQKENIFVMHDGAAIKQDIRPLRILMVNLMPDKAATETQLARVLANSPLQVELTLVRMGTHDSKNVLEEYLETFYKTFDEIKGERFDGMILTGAPVETLEFEEVDYWEELCAILEYSKTHVYSSMYICWGAQAGLYYHFGINKHPLDKKVFGVFEHKVVRAHSPLMRGFDDVFWAPHSRYTQIFKSDIEAHPEIRILAESDDAGPHILATDNGRQIFIIGHQEYDRETLGLEYYRDVRQGIPVEIPQNYFKEDQPGRDVIVRWRGHASLLFANWLNYYVYQETPYDLTQL
- a CDS encoding aspartate kinase, translating into MGIKVAKFGGSSVADAIQLTKTKEIIEADKNRRYVVVSAPGKRYGQDNKITDLLYLCKTHIEHNLPYEQVFQVICDRYMAMEINLGVNVDLLKEFDEIKRNLQEGASSDYIASRGEYLNAMMTAAMLGYDFVDAAGLILFSEKGRFLEEETNKALGDELKKHERAVIPGFYGTYPDGKIKTFSRGGSDITGAIVARAVSAEVYENWTDVSGFLMADPRIVKNPKPISRISYKELRELSYMGASVLHEDAIYPARVAGIPINIRNTNRPADPGTMIDADSGAQTDQIITGIAGSKDFSVIAIYKNRLSQERGFVRRLSSILEDYDIAIEHMPSGIDTLSVVVSDKSIEGKMDEVLEEIKRKLEPGSIDIFDDMSLIATVGAGMSKRLGVSATLFTALAEAGVNIRMIDQGSSEMNIIVGVETKDFDRAIQAIYDAFV